The following coding sequences are from one Primulina eburnea isolate SZY01 chromosome 15, ASM2296580v1, whole genome shotgun sequence window:
- the LOC140815532 gene encoding uncharacterized protein, producing MIHTTFKELMTTFMQDGDLAHEHGLHMTGLIENVVGLEYAIPNELLDDINLLSFTSSFDGVMVKFNLNKIDDSFEELFNMLMTYEFTIKQENGVFLMASRQDKKWPTR from the coding sequence ATGATTCACACCactttcaaggagctcatgactacatTTATGCAAGATGGAGATCTGGCCCATGAGCATGGTTTACATATGACTGGGCttattgagaatgtggtggGCTTGGAATATgcgattcctaacgagttacttGATGACATCAATTTGTTATCTTTCACTTCCTCGTTTGACGGAGTTATGGTGAaattcaatttgaataagatagatgatagcttTGAAGAGCTATTCAATATGCTTATGACTTATGAGTTCACCATAAAACAGGAAAATGGTGTTTTTTTAATGGCCTCTCGTCAGGACAAAAAatggcccacaaggtaa